Proteins encoded within one genomic window of Companilactobacillus zhachilii:
- a CDS encoding SDR family oxidoreductase, giving the protein MSLFKTLEKQIVLVTGGFQGIGRQVVTTFQNEQAIVIVADLTYKNDELKQIDNQEFQIHLDVSDESSVENLTNQLKIHDLIPNVLVNVAGISTMDYLIESKTSDFDKTLAVNTRGTYLITKYIVQLMVAAKRPGKVVLIASQAGKNGYRAMSAYVASKHAVLGLTKTLAIEVAKNQINVNAVCPGIIETSMKHRERKDGAKIRGLTPDDIEKEDNSQVPLGRTGTPQDVANVVLFLASPLSDYMTGQGINVTGGMTMN; this is encoded by the coding sequence ATGAGTTTATTTAAAACTTTAGAAAAACAAATAGTGCTTGTAACGGGAGGATTCCAAGGAATTGGTCGTCAAGTAGTTACAACTTTTCAAAATGAACAGGCAATCGTGATTGTTGCTGATTTGACTTATAAAAATGACGAATTAAAACAAATTGATAATCAAGAATTTCAAATTCATTTGGATGTTAGTGATGAATCGAGTGTTGAAAACTTAACTAATCAATTAAAAATTCATGATTTGATACCTAATGTTTTGGTTAATGTAGCTGGTATCTCAACGATGGATTACTTAATTGAAAGTAAGACAAGTGACTTTGATAAAACGCTCGCCGTCAATACTCGTGGAACATATTTAATTACGAAATATATCGTACAGTTGATGGTTGCAGCTAAACGACCTGGCAAAGTTGTTTTAATTGCCTCGCAAGCTGGCAAAAATGGTTATCGTGCAATGTCAGCGTACGTGGCATCAAAACATGCGGTGCTTGGTTTGACCAAAACCTTAGCAATAGAAGTCGCTAAAAATCAAATCAATGTCAATGCGGTTTGTCCAGGGATTATTGAAACCTCAATGAAACACCGTGAAAGAAAAGATGGTGCAAAAATCAGAGGATTAACGCCTGACGATATTGAAAAAGAAGATAATAGCCAGGTTCCATTAGGTCGAACAGGGACTCCACAAGATGTCGCCAATGTAGTTTTGTTTTTAGCCAGTCCCTTATCAGACTATATGACTGGTCAAGGTATTAACGTTACTGGCGGCATGACGATGAATTAA
- the plsX gene encoding phosphate acyltransferase PlsX, whose amino-acid sequence MKIAVDAMGGDNAPQVIVEGIERARDEWKDLEFVLYGKESAIKEYLKNDERISIVHTDEEILGTDEPVKAIRSKKNASMVLAAKSVKDGENDALFSLGNTGALLAAGIFIVGRIKQVSRPALMPTLPAVNSPKGVNMLDVGANAEAKASYLQQWAIMGSIYARDVKKIDNPRVALLNNGTEYDKGDTMHKEAYQLLKDTEGINFIGNIESGSILAGDADVIVTDGFTGNAALKATEGTATILLSQLKDALLNNGIFTKMGAAIVAPSLKGMRKMFDTSQAGGAVLLGLKSPVVKAHGAADSKTVYYTVKQIYDMLTNDTINKANKYFEKMSEE is encoded by the coding sequence ATGAAAATAGCTGTTGATGCTATGGGTGGCGACAATGCCCCTCAAGTTATTGTTGAAGGAATTGAACGTGCTCGTGATGAGTGGAAAGATTTAGAATTTGTACTCTATGGTAAAGAATCAGCCATCAAAGAATATTTGAAAAATGATGAACGTATTTCAATCGTCCATACTGATGAAGAAATTTTAGGAACTGATGAACCAGTTAAGGCAATTCGTTCTAAGAAAAATGCATCTATGGTTTTAGCTGCCAAATCAGTTAAAGATGGTGAAAATGATGCTTTATTCTCACTTGGTAATACAGGGGCATTGTTAGCTGCCGGTATTTTCATTGTTGGCCGGATTAAACAAGTGTCACGCCCAGCCTTAATGCCTACTTTGCCAGCAGTCAACTCACCAAAGGGTGTTAATATGCTTGATGTGGGAGCAAATGCCGAAGCTAAAGCTTCATATTTACAACAGTGGGCAATTATGGGTTCCATTTATGCCCGTGATGTTAAAAAAATCGATAATCCACGAGTGGCTTTGTTGAATAATGGGACTGAATATGACAAGGGCGATACGATGCACAAAGAAGCTTATCAATTGCTGAAAGATACTGAAGGCATCAACTTTATCGGTAACATTGAATCAGGCAGTATTTTAGCAGGTGATGCCGATGTTATCGTTACTGACGGATTTACAGGAAACGCTGCTTTGAAGGCTACTGAGGGGACTGCTACGATTCTTTTGAGTCAATTGAAAGATGCCTTGCTAAATAATGGTATTTTTACTAAAATGGGTGCAGCTATCGTTGCTCCATCACTGAAAGGTATGCGAAAGATGTTTGATACATCACAAGCAGGTGGAGCTGTTTTACTTGGGTTGAAATCGCCAGTTGTCAAAGCCCATGGTGCCGCTGATAGTAAGACAGTCTATTATACTGTTAAACAAATTTATGATATGTTAACTAACGATACAATTAACAAAGCTAATAAATATTTTGAAAAAATGAGTGAAGAATAA
- the recG gene encoding ATP-dependent DNA helicase RecG, giving the protein MDLRKISLAELPGVGPKKLEALQSLGINNVYDLLFYFPFRYEDMQAKSLDDAADQEKILLKGVVASEPVVSRFGYKKTRLNVRILVDNESVMVTFFNQPWLKDKFETGTDVAVYGKWNENRRSLMGMKVIDIHGNSVDSVYSVNKNIHQKTLINLIKVAYEKYHDQIDTVVPAYIRTKYKLLDDVQIVSGIHFPKNQEQGDEARRSAKFREFFLFQCGLQSIKRNDEKQNVGIVEKYDHDFIGKFIGDLPFQLTDAQNRVVREILADMESTHHMNRLLQGDVGSGKTIVSVIAMLAAVTAGYQAAIMAPTEILAQQHFDKIGKLLAPLHIRTALLTGSLTKKEHDFIAGDIENGKTNIIVGTHALIQDSVDFKDLGFIVIDEQHRFGVNQRKALREKGQNPDVLAMTATPIPRTLAITTYGDMDVSRIDQLPAGRKKVETYWIRSQKIEQMYHFVTKELNDGAQVYVVTPLISESETMDLKNAELIYDKFTELFGKKYHIGILHGQMPNDQKEAVMKDFSDKKIDVLVSTTVIEVGVDVPNASVMVIYDANRFGLSQLHQLRGRVGRGEKQSYCILIADPKNESATERMKILTSTNDGFVLAEEDLKMRGAGDLLGNRQSGLPEFKVGNPVNDINILEVAQEEASQLFENEALMNSPETKALKSFINDEYEQLNNFD; this is encoded by the coding sequence ATGGATCTGAGGAAAATTTCATTAGCTGAATTACCAGGAGTTGGTCCGAAGAAATTAGAGGCCTTGCAATCACTTGGTATCAATAATGTTTATGATTTGTTATTTTATTTTCCTTTTCGCTATGAGGATATGCAGGCTAAGTCACTGGATGACGCAGCTGATCAGGAAAAGATTTTATTGAAAGGTGTCGTTGCAAGCGAACCGGTCGTTTCAAGGTTTGGCTACAAGAAGACACGTTTAAATGTCAGAATTTTGGTAGATAATGAATCGGTCATGGTAACATTTTTCAATCAGCCATGGTTAAAGGATAAGTTTGAAACAGGTACTGATGTGGCAGTTTATGGTAAATGGAATGAAAATCGTCGTTCCTTGATGGGGATGAAAGTTATCGATATCCATGGAAATTCGGTGGATTCGGTTTATTCGGTTAATAAAAATATTCATCAAAAAACTTTGATTAATTTGATTAAGGTGGCCTACGAAAAATATCATGATCAAATTGATACGGTGGTTCCTGCCTATATCAGGACTAAATACAAGCTCTTGGATGATGTCCAGATTGTTTCGGGAATTCATTTTCCCAAAAACCAAGAGCAAGGTGATGAAGCCAGAAGAAGTGCCAAGTTTCGGGAATTCTTCTTGTTTCAATGTGGCTTGCAAAGTATTAAGCGTAATGATGAGAAACAAAATGTTGGTATTGTAGAAAAATACGATCATGATTTTATCGGTAAATTTATTGGTGATTTACCTTTTCAATTAACGGATGCACAAAATCGAGTTGTTAGAGAAATCTTGGCTGATATGGAATCAACGCATCATATGAATCGCCTGTTGCAAGGGGATGTTGGTTCTGGTAAAACAATTGTATCTGTTATTGCGATGTTAGCCGCGGTAACGGCAGGTTATCAAGCAGCCATTATGGCTCCAACTGAAATTCTGGCGCAACAACATTTTGATAAAATTGGTAAGTTACTAGCTCCACTGCATATTAGAACTGCCTTGTTAACTGGCTCTTTGACAAAAAAGGAACATGATTTTATTGCTGGTGATATCGAGAATGGAAAAACTAATATTATCGTTGGAACGCATGCTTTGATTCAAGATAGTGTTGATTTTAAAGATCTAGGATTCATCGTAATTGATGAGCAGCATCGATTTGGCGTTAATCAACGTAAAGCTTTGCGTGAAAAGGGACAAAATCCTGACGTCTTAGCTATGACTGCAACGCCAATTCCAAGAACTCTGGCTATTACAACTTATGGGGATATGGATGTTTCCCGAATTGATCAATTGCCTGCCGGTCGTAAAAAGGTAGAAACATATTGGATTAGAAGTCAAAAAATTGAACAAATGTATCACTTTGTAACAAAAGAGTTGAATGACGGGGCACAAGTCTATGTTGTAACGCCCTTGATTTCTGAGTCAGAAACGATGGATTTGAAAAATGCGGAATTGATTTATGATAAATTCACTGAATTATTTGGTAAAAAGTATCATATTGGAATTTTGCATGGTCAAATGCCCAATGACCAAAAAGAAGCTGTGATGAAAGATTTTTCTGATAAAAAAATTGATGTGCTCGTTTCCACAACGGTGATTGAAGTTGGTGTCGATGTACCAAATGCATCGGTTATGGTAATATATGATGCTAATCGTTTCGGTTTGTCACAATTACACCAGTTGCGTGGCCGTGTTGGTCGTGGTGAAAAACAATCATATTGTATCTTAATTGCTGATCCTAAAAATGAGTCAGCAACTGAACGAATGAAAATTTTGACCTCGACAAATGATGGCTTTGTTTTAGCCGAAGAGGATTTGAAAATGCGTGGGGCTGGGGATCTGCTGGGTAACCGGCAATCTGGTTTGCCAGAGTTTAAAGTTGGAAATCCAGTCAACGATATCAATATCCTCGAAGTGGCTCAGGAAGAAGCTAGTCAACTGTTTGAAAATGAAGCTTTGATGAATAGTCCTGAAACTAAGGCTTTGAAGTCATTTATAAATGATGAATATGAACAATTAAATAATTTTGATTAG
- the acpP gene encoding acyl carrier protein, which translates to MTEQEVFDKIVKLIADKFEVDASTITKETSFSKDLDADSIDLVEFVLELEDEFGSEIPDDDAEKITTVGEAVDYISSHQK; encoded by the coding sequence ATGACAGAACAAGAAGTTTTTGACAAAATCGTTAAATTAATCGCTGACAAATTTGAAGTCGATGCATCAACAATTACAAAAGAAACATCATTTTCCAAAGATCTTGACGCTGATTCAATAGACCTTGTTGAATTTGTGCTTGAACTAGAAGATGAATTTGGTTCAGAGATTCCAGATGACGACGCCGAAAAAATTACAACCGTTGGTGAAGCTGTAGATTATATTTCATCACATCAAAAATAA
- a CDS encoding DAK2 domain-containing protein, producing the protein MVRVASHRLEKNAKFVNSLNVFPVPDGDTGTNMSLTIQSGFKAVNESESDHVGTLGKALAKGLLMGARGNSGVITSQIFRGFSKSIENKDTLTAMDLAKAFDDGVKTAYKAVMKPVEGTILTVARFGAEAGMKKVESTNDIAEVMKAVVSGSKVGLEKTPSLLPVLKEVGVVDSGGQGLVFIYEGFLEGLTGQSGNEEYIPDERDMTEMVNASHHQSVQGQFSTDEIKNGYCTEMMVELGKNPTTDEKFDNEKLRNYLDGIGDSLICVSDDEVVKVHVHTNYPYKVWAAGRKYGALVKIKIDNMRLQHETIVDEDEPVAEPVAQEPIDYAVIAVSSGAGLTELFKSLGVTHVISGGQTMNPSTNDIVDAINKSNAKRALVLPNNGNIIMAAKQAVDLVDIPVAIVGSKTISQGMTAMLSFNPEAELDENEENMEDSLDTVKSGQITQAIRDTEIDGLKITKGHYMGIVDGKILVDDEDIVAGTEKMLDKMIDEDSEVITILIGEDGNETDAQKFADYLEDKYADLETEIHQGDQPVYPYLISVE; encoded by the coding sequence ATGGTGCGTGTCGCATCGCACAGACTTGAAAAGAATGCTAAGTTTGTAAACTCACTTAATGTCTTTCCGGTTCCTGATGGCGATACCGGAACTAATATGAGTTTAACGATTCAAAGCGGTTTTAAGGCCGTAAATGAATCAGAAAGCGATCACGTTGGGACACTTGGCAAAGCGCTTGCTAAGGGCCTTTTGATGGGTGCTCGTGGAAATTCAGGTGTTATTACATCTCAAATTTTCCGTGGCTTTTCAAAAAGTATTGAAAATAAAGATACTTTAACAGCGATGGATCTAGCCAAAGCCTTCGATGATGGTGTTAAGACAGCTTATAAAGCCGTTATGAAACCAGTTGAAGGAACAATTCTTACTGTTGCTAGATTTGGTGCCGAAGCCGGTATGAAGAAAGTTGAAAGTACTAACGATATTGCTGAAGTTATGAAAGCAGTTGTTTCTGGTTCTAAGGTTGGTTTGGAAAAGACACCATCATTATTGCCAGTTTTGAAAGAAGTTGGCGTTGTTGATTCCGGTGGTCAAGGACTTGTTTTCATTTATGAAGGTTTTCTAGAAGGCTTGACTGGTCAAAGTGGCAATGAAGAATATATTCCTGACGAACGTGATATGACTGAAATGGTCAATGCTAGTCACCATCAATCAGTTCAAGGCCAATTCAGTACTGATGAAATCAAAAATGGTTACTGTACTGAGATGATGGTTGAGTTAGGTAAGAACCCAACGACTGATGAAAAATTTGATAACGAAAAATTACGTAATTATTTAGACGGCATTGGTGATTCTTTGATTTGTGTGTCTGATGATGAAGTAGTCAAAGTTCATGTTCATACTAACTATCCTTATAAAGTTTGGGCAGCTGGTAGAAAATATGGTGCTTTAGTTAAAATCAAGATTGATAACATGCGTTTACAACACGAAACAATTGTTGATGAAGATGAGCCAGTCGCAGAACCAGTTGCACAAGAACCAATTGATTATGCAGTTATTGCTGTATCATCAGGTGCTGGTTTGACTGAATTGTTCAAGAGTCTTGGTGTTACACATGTCATTAGTGGTGGACAAACAATGAATCCATCAACAAATGACATCGTTGATGCTATCAATAAGTCGAATGCTAAACGTGCTTTAGTATTGCCAAATAACGGTAATATCATTATGGCTGCCAAGCAAGCAGTTGATCTAGTTGATATTCCAGTAGCAATCGTTGGTTCTAAGACAATTTCTCAAGGTATGACAGCTATGCTTTCATTTAACCCTGAGGCCGAATTAGACGAAAACGAAGAAAATATGGAAGATTCATTGGATACTGTTAAGAGTGGTCAAATCACTCAAGCTATTCGTGATACTGAAATCGATGGTTTGAAGATTACCAAAGGTCACTATATGGGAATCGTCGACGGCAAGATTTTAGTTGATGACGAAGATATCGTCGCTGGAACTGAAAAAATGCTTGATAAGATGATTGATGAAGACAGTGAAGTTATTACGATCCTTATTGGTGAAGATGGTAATGAAACCGATGCTCAAAAATTTGCAGATTATCTTGAAGATAAATATGCTGATTTAGAGACAGAAATTCATCAAGGTGATCAACCAGTTTATCCATATTTAATTTCAGTTGAATAA
- the rpmB gene encoding 50S ribosomal protein L28 — MAKDIITGRKTVFGNKRSHALNQSKRSWKPNLQKVRIMVDGKPRRVWVSARALKSGKVTRV; from the coding sequence ATGGCAAAAGATATTATTACAGGCCGTAAAACAGTGTTCGGTAACAAGCGTTCACACGCTCTTAACCAATCAAAGCGTTCTTGGAAGCCAAACTTGCAAAAAGTTCGTATTATGGTTGACGGTAAGCCTAGACGTGTATGGGTTTCAGCTAGAGCATTGAAATCAGGAAAAGTTACTCGTGTATAA
- a CDS encoding Asp23/Gls24 family envelope stress response protein has product MAVTIKTKHGEIDVSTNTVATIVGGAASDIYGIVGMASKNQFRDGMNTMLNREDFSRGIVIHQEDGKLAVDVYIIVGYGIKISEVAKNLKEKVKYNLETMLGTPAGTVNVYVQGIKVLDDVE; this is encoded by the coding sequence ATGGCAGTTACAATTAAAACAAAACATGGTGAAATTGATGTTTCAACCAATACTGTTGCCACAATCGTTGGTGGTGCTGCGTCTGATATTTACGGAATCGTAGGTATGGCAAGCAAGAACCAATTCCGTGACGGTATGAATACGATGTTAAACCGAGAAGACTTTTCTCGCGGGATAGTTATTCATCAAGAAGATGGTAAACTGGCCGTTGATGTCTACATAATCGTCGGTTATGGAATTAAGATTTCAGAAGTTGCAAAAAATTTAAAAGAAAAAGTAAAATACAACCTAGAAACAATGCTTGGAACACCAGCTGGCACTGTTAATGTATACGTTCAAGGAATTAAAGTATTGGACGATGTTGAATAG
- a CDS encoding trans-sulfuration enzyme family protein — protein MTEFNTKLVHGKPQNDNNTGAVNVPVYNSSTYIYPSVEAKVKYDYARSGNPTRNYLEEQVAGLENGYRGFAFSSGSAAIHAVLAIFKPGDHIIIGKEIYGGTFRLINEFLKRWQLEFTAVDTQNPDEIEAAIKPNTKAVYFESFTNPLLHVTSVKATAKVAQKHHILTIVDDTFLSPYLQRPLNLGADIVIHSATKYLSGHSDVIAGMVVAKDKELAERIYFNQNAIGSTLSPEDSNLVRRGIQTLAVRMDRHLENAQKIVEFLQSRKEISKIYYPGIAGTRDHEIAAKETDGFGGIVSFELADGLDSTKFVEGTKLIQLAVSLGAVESLIELPYKMTHAELSPEEQLKAGITHQLVRLSVGIEDSKDLIADLGQSLDKLD, from the coding sequence ATGACTGAATTTAATACAAAGTTGGTTCATGGGAAACCACAAAATGACAATAATACTGGGGCTGTTAATGTACCCGTTTATAATTCTTCAACATATATTTATCCTTCAGTTGAAGCTAAAGTTAAGTATGATTATGCTCGCTCGGGTAATCCCACGCGTAATTATTTAGAGGAACAAGTAGCTGGATTGGAAAATGGCTATCGAGGATTTGCTTTTTCATCTGGTTCTGCGGCAATTCACGCGGTTTTAGCAATATTTAAACCTGGCGACCACATTATTATCGGCAAAGAAATTTACGGTGGAACTTTTAGATTGATTAATGAGTTTCTTAAACGTTGGCAATTAGAATTCACTGCGGTGGACACACAAAATCCAGATGAAATCGAAGCAGCTATTAAACCAAATACTAAAGCAGTTTATTTTGAAAGTTTTACAAATCCCTTGTTACATGTCACAAGCGTTAAAGCGACCGCCAAAGTGGCCCAAAAGCACCATATTTTAACAATTGTGGACGATACTTTCTTGTCACCATATCTTCAAAGACCATTGAATTTAGGGGCTGATATCGTGATTCATTCAGCAACTAAATATTTGAGCGGTCATTCGGATGTTATTGCAGGGATGGTTGTGGCAAAAGATAAGGAATTAGCTGAAAGAATTTATTTTAACCAAAATGCAATTGGATCAACGCTTTCGCCTGAGGATTCTAATTTGGTTCGGCGTGGTATTCAAACTTTGGCAGTTAGAATGGACCGTCATTTGGAGAATGCCCAAAAAATTGTTGAATTTTTACAAAGTCGTAAGGAGATTTCCAAGATTTATTATCCGGGCATTGCTGGAACTAGGGACCATGAAATTGCTGCGAAAGAAACAGATGGCTTTGGCGGTATCGTTTCATTTGAATTAGCAGATGGATTAGATTCAACTAAGTTTGTTGAAGGCACTAAATTGATTCAATTGGCCGTTAGTTTGGGTGCTGTTGAAAGTTTGATTGAGTTGCCATATAAGATGACGCATGCTGAACTTTCCCCTGAGGAACAGTTAAAGGCCGGTATTACACATCAGTTAGTTCGTTTGTCTGTTGGGATTGAAGATTCTAAAGATTTGATTGCTGATTTAGGGCAAAGTTTGGATAAATTGGATTAG
- the rnc gene encoding ribonuclease III, with amino-acid sequence MLDPKFLEFLDEKYGIKFNNKHLVERAMTHSSFDNEHKGLGIGDYERLEFLGDAVLEINISRYLFEKYPQLPEGKLTRLRSDIVRTDSFARFAKEIQIDKYLLIGKGEEKQGARQRHTLLEDIFEAFNGALYLDQGNEMVDDFLKKVVYPHIDSGEFSEDTDFKTHLQERLQQSGEVEIDYKVIDEEGPDHDKKFKVELIANGRILSKGLGYSKKHAEQMAAKRALEEL; translated from the coding sequence ATGTTAGATCCAAAGTTCTTGGAATTTTTAGATGAGAAATATGGAATTAAGTTTAACAATAAGCATTTGGTTGAAAGAGCAATGACTCATTCATCCTTTGATAATGAACACAAAGGTTTAGGTATCGGCGATTATGAACGGCTTGAGTTCTTAGGAGATGCGGTGCTAGAAATTAACATTTCACGATACCTTTTTGAAAAGTATCCTCAATTACCAGAAGGTAAATTAACCCGTTTAAGATCTGATATTGTTCGGACGGATAGTTTTGCTCGTTTTGCTAAAGAAATTCAAATTGATAAGTATTTATTGATTGGTAAAGGTGAAGAAAAGCAAGGTGCTCGTCAAAGACATACTTTGTTGGAAGATATCTTTGAAGCCTTTAATGGCGCTTTGTATCTTGACCAAGGTAATGAAATGGTTGATGATTTCCTCAAGAAAGTCGTCTATCCACACATTGATTCAGGTGAGTTTTCTGAAGATACAGATTTCAAGACTCATTTACAAGAAAGATTACAACAATCTGGCGAAGTTGAAATTGACTACAAGGTTATCGACGAAGAAGGTCCAGATCATGACAAGAAGTTCAAAGTTGAATTGATTGCTAATGGTAGGATTTTGTCCAAAGGATTGGGATATAGTAAAAAGCATGCTGAACAAATGGCAGCTAAGCGAGCATTAGAAGAATTATAG